GGTGACTGACATTGTTCCTGTTTTAGGGCTAGATTAAAATCACCAGTCTGTGTGCTGGCTCAAACACAGGGCCGGATTGCTGCACTAACAGACTTACCTACAGGGACATCCAAAGCGCTGGAGGTCAGGCAGaatttatggagagaaatggacaatggatattttgggtcaaaatcctTCATTAGGGCACAGTTGACTATTTCCCTCCCCGAGGTACAGCCTGGCAGGCTGAGTGAGAGTCACAGTGTCATTGGGGTGTAAGGGGTGTCCGGAGGGttggggtagcacctctggtgaagggacttgtcgtgtccattctggggcagttcactcacctttggtccccaccagactcTCAGTTCTCATCCGTGGCTCCAAGCAGCTGTCTGCTTGTGGCAGTGGCCACACCTCGCTACACTGCTTCGACAGGGGGGCTAAACCAGCTGAGGACAGCCGCTGGCCTCAGATCCCGGTGAGACAGGGACGTGTCTATCCTAGCATGCGACGTCAGCTCCGGCAGACtgagtggatgagatctacagtgagatccagcaGCCGGGAAGGCTGTTCTGCAACGTTCAGTGGAGAGCGAAGGGAATAACAAGGCACAGGTGACGTCACGGCcacccactgcaaccaaggaagaccccagtttgtgatgcttgctcataccactggacccgaaTTTCTGATACCCAGAGACTGGAACTGTCCCAGTCTCTGTCccaaggcttttccactttaaaatatcagccacacaggtttcctgtcattgtcggacatgatggacaaccactcatagagtcagagtcatagaacattacagcaaagaacaggccctttgttaCATTTCATCCCTGCTAAACTATTACCCTgctgtcccattgacctgtactggaccatagccctccataccctctgatccatgaacttatccaaacttctcttaacagTTGAAATTAAGCCCAcattcaccatttccactggcatcTCTGTGAAATCTCCCCCAGTTTCCCATGCTGTatggaataaagtgctaacctattcaaccttccctaataactcaagtcctccagcctCAGCAACATTCTtcttaattttctctgcactctttcaagcttctaagaccaatgtcttgtacaacttcaacataatatcccaacttctgAACTCAATACTtagattcatgaaggccaatctCCCAAAGATCTCTTACAACCCCGATTTATaaatctgagttcctccagcagtctttaTGTTGCTCCTGATTTCAGCATCTCTTTTGTCTACAGTCGttcaaagttcagatgaagattaAGGACAAGGatgatctttatttgtcacatgtacatcaaaacatggaaaTGTACAGTGAAGTGTGCCATTTGCACCAATGACTGAACAGTCTGAGGATGAGCTGGGGACAGACCCAGCGTCACCATGCTTCTACGCCAATGTAGCATGGCCACGACTTACCAACTCTAACTTGtgtgtctctggaatgtgggaggaaaccaacagagtcacggggagaatggacaaattcCTCAAAGTGAGCTTCCAAGATCCTGGgagcgatgctgtctggactTTAGCCGTTTAGATCGTAGATCATGCTAGTGTCACCCCtggcggtaaggtcaagaggAAGGTTCCAGACCAAGAGTGATCCAACTGGGACCTTAACGGTGGAGCCGGCAGAAGACGGCACATCACAGTGGCAGTGaaagtggaggaaggctgcaggaaCGAGTCTTGTATTCCACGTCACTggatcctgaccccgatctgCCAGGGACCCCGTGGTGGTAGCCTCctcacgttaaacaaagtcacgcacaggttTTCTCCTTTAAGGGAATCCACACTAACACCAGAAGCTGTGGATCCCGGATCAGCCTCTACAGTCACCTGGGGACCCACCAATGGACAATCCCTGAGGAGAACGTTGtactcaactcaagtgatcaTACCACTACTGATGTTACAGAGAGGAGTGTGCCACTGAAAGGGGCGCTTACTGAGAAGAAATGCTTTTGTCAGTATGTTTTGGATGGAACTTGCTCCCTTCATTATTTCATTTGGCTGCACAATAAGTAAGAATTATTTTATAATCTTTTTCACCCTATGACTAATCAGCAGAAacttgagccccttatctaaggcaGGATGTGGTGGctttggagaggctccagaggaatTTGATGAGAATGATAGACAACCCTTTAGAAGGACATTATACACAATTTGAGTGATCAGACCATTACAACCTCTCTATGTCTCTAAGAACTCTCTATGGATGTCCCAAGTCCAACTGTGaaagctagcaaccccatcccgtaaaaacccagtaCTACAGAAACGCCAGCAGAACCCCCAaaggcctcatccctgggagaggaaggatcccCCAAGAAGATGGGCCACACCTGGAGAACATGAAAGACAAGCCCAggtcagaggactctggtgaTCTGCTGTCGGTGGCCTGTACCCCagtaagaagaagaggaagaggaagaggatgaCTCGAAGGTAATGAGCCTCCAAGATTTCACTCGAGTCAACCTAAGTGATCTCCTCTCACGCACCTTGTAATGTAGATCGGGCTGTGTGCTTGCATTCTCTACCATATGTCTGAAAGGAGCCAGCGGGAGATTTGAGGTGAAGTTCACCACTGTTTACCAGTCCAGCTGAAAACTGTTACCCGCGGGCTGGCTCTGCATGGTGCCCAGGCAAGTGAGTTGCAGCTTTGTGCCCTCAGCCCTTAATGGTCACTTTGTAACAATAATGGAGAAATGACACAGCCTGTTACATCTGTCAGTCTCTTCGATGTTTTAAAAAATACATCATTACTGCAGCCGGCTCCGATGAATATTTCACAGTCATTACTTCAGCTCATTTCAGCTTTCCGAGGTTTTAAAAGTTCAGGGATGCAGGTCATAAGGTGCCATTTGGTGACATTTTCTACACACAGGGCGACGACGGGTACCCTGGGTCCACTGTGGCTGTTGCCGCCAACAATTGTGTCATTCCAGAAAAGAACAAATACATTAGGGAGTGCTCACAGACTTTTAACCACTTCAGTGCAGGGTTGCTGCTCGTCTCATCAATCCAGCTCCCATCTTCTGATGTTCATGCCGGCGACGTGCGAGGGAAACGTACGGAGAACGAACCTGCCAACCTTAGACAGACAACACCGGATCGAGCTTGGATCACTGGAGGCAATGCGCTGCCCAGAATGTGGGAGTAGGTTGCATGGACTCCAGCTCAGCtgggaaggtggggaggaagGGTTGGGGGGCACGGCAGGGCCATTGTCTCACCTCCTTCCTGCTTAAGGATTATTTGGTGTATTGTACActtactggccactttattagttacctcctgtacctaacaaagtggacactgagtgtatgtttgtgatgttctgctgctgtggcccaaccacttcaagattcgatgtgtcatgcattcagagatgctcttctgcacaccactgttgtaacgtgtggttatttgagttactgtcgccttcctgtcatcttgaaccagtctggccattctcctctgacctccctcattaacaaggcgttttcacccaaggaactgcccctcactgggcgttctttgttttttgcatgactctctgtaaactctagagactgctgtgcatgaaaatcccaggtaatcagcagtttctgagatcctcaaaacaccccatctggcaccaacaattattcctcagtcaaagtcacttagatcatatttcttccccattctgacgtttggtctgagcaatcgaaccccttaaccatgtctgcatgcttttatgaattgagttgctgccacatgactgactgattagatacttgcattaatgagcaggcagAAAAGGAgcagggtgtacctaataaagtggccactgagggtagaacactacagtacagtacaaaCCCTTCGGATAAGAGGGATAATAGGGTACTGACCTTATAACCTATTCTAAGACCTACCTAACCTACAtaatccctcctacatagccctccattttcctatccatgtttctatctaagattttcttttgagtttcttttaCAGAggcaaattaaccttctaacACACAGATCGTTGggatgtggcaggaaagcagagcATCCCATTGTGTATTTAAGATTTCAGTAATATTCGAGTAATATTGTCaatgtattgtttgattgagcattcttgtttgtttaaataattcattatggttcatatgtaaaagtacgtgaatggcgtacgtcatcacaccaccacatcaGTTGTGCGtgtctcactaaagtaaaaatgaaagcaAGACAGGCATTCCCGCCTCAGAGTCTGTGTTTTTGTTTGCAATTAGTTTCATATTTTGGAGTTACCAAGCATAACatattcaaaggattcaaagtacacttactgtcaaataatatataaattatacaaccttcagattcgtCTGCTTACCGGCAGCCCCAGCACAAGAAACTGAAAGAAGCCAAATTTgataaaaagaccaacacccaatgcacggagagagcgagagagaaaaagcacaaatcatgcaaacaataaaagcaagcaacaacgttccgaaccaaattgagtcagtagctggagtaggcccatagccttggtctcagttcatGACACAGTGGGGCGAAGAGCCACAAAGCACATAGCAGCCAGAGCAGTTTAACAGCCTCAGCGCTGTGGAGAGGGGGCAAAAacccacaaatcatgcaaacaatgaaagcaaacaacaacattcaGAACCAGACTGATTCCATAGACCCAAAGCTGGGAGCACCTGGAGTAGGCCTGTACTCTTAGTCTCAGTTCATCGAACAGCGGGTCACCCCCCACACTGGGACCCGGTCATCGCCGTAGCAATGTGCCCTGGGCCTGCAAACGAACCTGCAAATTTCAGCCAGACAGCATCAGCGGTCTGGATCGAAGCTGGGTCACTGTGTTACCCAAAAGGCAGAAATAGGAGCGTGGACTCTTATCCATTTGGGAATATCGGGAGGAGGGGTGACTGAAAGGGTGGGAGGCACTGCAGGGAAATTGTCTCATCTCAATATTACTTAAACATGTTAAGGATTAATGTATGCATTGTATGTTTGTAATGCATACACATTTAATGTCACCCTCGAAAAGCAGTCAAATTTAGAAAGAAGGGGGGACGATTTGCAAATATGAGGGAGAGTCAGATTCACATTTTGCAAAATGAAGGTTTATTAAATAAATGTTCTAAGTGGAAAACACTTTTCCAGTGATAATAAGGGTTAAACTTCTTCCTATTGTATAAAAGGCCGGGGTAAATGCAACTAACTATTGATCCGTGCAGATAATGAATCTCTACTGGAGCAGACTGTAAGTGAGAGATGGACACCTAGTGCTGTCGGGAAACAGACTGTGAAATTCAGAATATTCTGGGGGGAATTCTACAGGACATCTTGTTGGAAGTGGCAGGGCACTGGAAATATCCATTCACTGCTGTGACCTAATTTTAACGTTTAGTGTAACCTCTGAGTTTTCGTTAAAATTCAATTTTCAGTGGGAAGGTATCAATGGCAGCGCCAGAATTTATTGCCCGTTCCCTAATTGCCCTTGGGAAGCTGGTGGTGAGCCGCTTTCTTGAACTGTTGCAGTCTCTCTGGTGAAAGTGCTCCCACAGAGCTGCTGGAGAGAGATTTCcgggtgcacaagatgataagaggtacagGTTGAGTGGACAGGCAAAACTTCTTCCCGGAGCGGCAATGGCCAATATCAGGAGGGAATACTTTTAAACTGATTGGAGGAAGGTGATGAGGGGGGTTGAATGTCAGGGGTAAtccaggagggaggagaagatggcgtcgcgacgcagcgcgtgcggccattctgaatgatatcgattatgtgtaactagggggctgtgcacaatccggatttgatggagacagccgtgagaagtgcagaggaacatctggagtaacttctgaaatgtcagcttcgctgccgctgttactgtgcgatcgaaaatctctggagatgaaggccccaaatcctcggctttgcgtaacgcctgttgccggggccggggtcggaacgctcggcagagatggtgctcggtgctcagtgtcgaagaggtggccggaggctcggagtttttcggacggactctgagtcggactgtagtcggatgcttccaggacgctgcaccggcaagttggcggcgctggaggttcaccgtctgcgtgagatgatgggactttcgagagactttgagacttttactgtgccatggtctgttcttatcaaattacagtattgctttgcactgttgtaatatatgttataattatgtggttttgtcagtttttaagtcggtttgtcgtgtgtttttgtgatatcattctggaaaaacattttatcatttcttaatgcatgcattactaaatgacaataaaaggagactgtgtgtcttcataatcataattttGTTACaccaagagtggtgggtgcgtgaaatGTGCTGTCAGCGGtgcaggtagaggcagatacattaaggactctTAAGAGACTTTAATTAtcacatagaagaaagaaaaataggagggaagggttagatcgtgTAACGAGGGGTGGTTGCCAGTCTGGGGTTGTTCTGGTGAATTTCAGTATCTTTTACCCACGGACTAACAGGAGAGACCCAAGTAcagaggagaccagaactgaggaTGGAGTTGAACAAAGAATCTTTACTAGAAGATTGGTTTATTGGGAACTCATGAATCATCACCCACACAGGGTAGGTAAACCCAACACTGAGCAAAGTCAAACAAAACCAGAAGGAacttaaatagagaaaaaaaacaaggcaCCGATGTACTGATAACTAAAACAAGACATAGGTGGAAATGATCAACTAATAATCAGGGGAGGAAGAACATTGGAGCATGCTGGACTCTGGCGCCCCCTGGTGATCAGATGAAGCAAAGCATGACAGATTGATAAAGTTCAGCTTATCATGGGCCAAGTGGCTTGTATGGTGCTATGTcaacccagtgacaatgaaggactgTTAAGAAGGCGGtgtttgcatcatggtctgggacaGCAATTCAGATACATGGTAATGTAAGTAGGTGTACAGTGTGGACTCAGCCCAGTCCATTATAGGCATAGCCCACTCCACTATTGACAGCATCTACAAGAGGCATGCCtctatctatcatcaaggatacCCAGCATACGAGCCGTGCCCGTTCAGACTGGTACCAAAGGACAGAAGCAAGCAAGCGTTTCTGACAGGTGTTCCGTGATGTCCAagggcagagggagagacacagaaACAGAACGAAcagttcactgagttttaataataactacagaacaaaaaaaaaataaatgctggGCCAACAGGGTCACTAACAAAAATCTCTCAAACTGAAAAACTAATGCCTTCACAGTCACGGACACTGCTGTGGAGTCTGGATGCTCTCGCAGGCGGGCAGCTGAAAGAAGTTGGCAATCGAGCCCATGAGAATGCACATTTCAGCCAGTTAGTACTTAACTTTCTTCCTCTCATTTCATTTGTGTCAAGTCCTGATTGAAGCATAATGACAACAACTCCCCCTGCTTACCTTAGTCCACGTTCAGGGAAAGAAGACTAGTGTGTGTGCGCCTCGCCAGACTTGAGTACTCAAAAATAAACTCGGCTTGGAGGGGATCCTGTGGGTAGTGGTTTTCCTCTGCACCTGCTGCTCTTGTCCTTCTCCTTCGGCTGGAGGAGGTGGGCAGAGGCTGGGCTGAGGGGTTTGGGAGGTGGGCAGGGGCTGGGCTGAGGGGTTTGGGAGGTGGGCAGGGGCTGGGCTGAGGGgtttgggaggtgggaggggcTGGGATGAGGGGTTTGGGAGGTGGGCAGAGGCTGGGCTGAGGGGTTTGGGAGGTGGGCAGAGGCTGGGCTGAGGGGTTTGGGAGGTGGGCAGAGGCTGGGCTGAGGGGTTTTGGGAGGTGGGCAGGGGCTGGGCTGAGGGGGTTTGGGAGGTGGGCAGGGGCTGGGCTGAGGGGGTTTGGGAGGTGGGCAGGGGCTGGGCTGAGGGGTTTGGGAGGTGGGCAGGGGCTGGACTGAGAGGGTTTGGGAGGTGGGCAGGGGCTGGGCTGAGGGGTTTGGGAGGTGGGCAGGGACTGGGCTGAGGGGTTTGGGAGGTGGGCAGGGGCTGGGCTGAGGGGGTTTGGGAGGTGGGCAGGGGCTGGGCTGAGGGgtttgggaggtgggaggggcTGGGATGAGGGGGTTTGGGAGGTGGGCGGGGGCTGGGCTGAGGGGGTTTGGGAGGTGGGCAGGGGCTGGGCTGAGGGGGTTTGGGAGGTGGGCAGGGGCTGGGCTGAGGGgtttgggaggtgggaggggcTGGGATGAGGGGGTTTGGGAGGTGGGCAGGGACTGGGCTGAGGGGTTTGGGAGGTGGGCAGGGGCTGGGCTGAGGGGTTTGGGAGGTGGGCAGGGGCTGGGCTGAGGGGGTTTGGGAGGTGGGCGGGGGCTGGGCTGAGGGGGTTTGGGAGGTGGGCGGGGGCTGGGCTGAGGGGTTTGGGAGGTGGGCGGGGGCTGGGCTGAGGGGGTTTGGGAGGTGGGCAGGGGCTGGACTGAGGGGGTTTGGGAGGTGGGCAGGGGCTGGGCTGAGGGGTTTGGGAGGTGGGCAGGGGCTGGGCTGAGGGGGTTTGGGAGGTGGGCGGGGGCTGGGCTGAGGGGGTTTGGGAGGTGGGCGGGGGCTGGGCTGAGGGGTTTGGGAGGTGGGCAGGGGCTGGGCTGAGGGGGTTTGGGAGGTGGGCAGGGGCTGGGCTGAGGGGTTTGGGAGGTGGGCGGGGGCTGGGCTGAGGGGTTTGGAGGTGGGAGGGgctggggagggggtttgggaggTGGGCAGGGGCTGGGCTGAGGGGTTTGGGAGGTGGGCAGGGGCTGGGCTGAGGGGGTTTGGGAGGTGGGCAGGGGCTGGGCTGAGGGGGTTTGGGAGGTGGGCAGGGGCTGGGCTGAGGGGTTTGGGAGGTGGGCAGGGGCTGGGCTGAGGGGGTTTGGGAGGTGGGCAGGGGCTGGGCTGAGGGGTTTGGGAGGTGGGCAGGGGCTGGGCTGAGGGGGTTTGGGAGGTGGGCAGGGGCTGGGCTGAGGGGGTTTGGGAGGTGGGCAGGGGCTGGGCTGAGGGGTTTGGGAGGTGGGCAGGGGCTGGGCTGAGGGGGTTTGGGAGGTGGGCAGGGGCTGGGCTGAGGGGTTTGGGAGGTGGGCAGGGGCTGGGCTGGGGGGTTTGGGAGGTGGGCAGGGGCTGGGCTGAGGGGGTTTGGGAGGTGGGCAGGGGCTGGGCTGAGGGGGTTTGGGAGGTGGGCAGGGGTTGGGCTGAGGGGTTTGGGAGGTGGGCAGGGGCTGGGCTGAGGGGGTTTGGGAGGTGGGCAGGGGCTGGGCCGAGGGGGTTTGAGAGGTGGGTGGGGGCTGGGCTGAGGGGTTTGGGAGGTGGGCAGGGGCTGGGCTGAGGGGGTTTGGGAGGTGGGCAGGGGCTGGGCTCTGGGGCTTTGGGAGGTGCTGCCAATGTGGTCTGAAGTTTGGCAGACGAGAGAGGATGCTGCCTTCTTAGCACGTAGAACGTAGAACAatgtagcacagtacaggcccttcggttcaTGATGTgccgaacttttaacctactctgagattaatctaacccctccctcacacagagctctccatttttctatcatgctAAGTGCCCCTTAAATGTCCCGAATGGATCTGCCTCGACCAatacccctggcagggcgtttcAGACACCCACCCCTCTGTGTgttaaaaaactttcctctgtcATTCCCCCTATACCTCTCCCCCAATCACCGTTAAGATATCTGCTCCTGTATTAGCTATTGGCAGCCTGGAGAGAAAACACTGGCTGTGAACTCTGTCTAtgtctctcatcattttgtacatttctatcaggtctccttcTTTATTCTCCTTAGCTCCAATCATGTTAAAAATATACggttttgtattagccatttcttgtGTGCATTATTCCAAAATTCTATTGGCTCTATTTTTGCAGTacctttttaat
This DNA window, taken from Mobula hypostoma chromosome 21, sMobHyp1.1, whole genome shotgun sequence, encodes the following:
- the LOC134360077 gene encoding basic proline-rich protein-like, translated to MGQRLGGVQGPTLGKLLEKTPPNPLVRSHQWQRTYQLAAAEELRKSRWGWIGHKLRKPSTVINRKALTWNTQGELKRGRPRNTWLTLQLKPRRWGQLGGLAQVRGLCPAPAHLPNPSAQPPPTSQTPSAQPLPTSQTPSAQPLPTSQTPQPNPCPPPKPPQPSPCPPPKPPQPSPCPPPKPPSPAPAHLPNPSAQPLPTSQTPSAQPLPTSQTPQPSPCPPPKPPQPSPCPPPKPPQPSPCPPPKPLSPAPAHLPNPLSPAPAHLPNPSAQPLPTSQTPSAQPLPTSQTPSAQPLPTSQTPQPSPCPPPKPPPQPLPPPNPSAQPPPTSQTPQPSPCPPPKPPQPSPCPPPKPLSPAPAHLPNPLSPAPAHLPNPLSPAPAHLPNPSAQPLPTSQTPSVQPLPTSQTPSAQPPPTSQTPQPSPRPPPKPPQPSPRPPPKPPQPSPCPPPKPLSPAPAHLPNPSAQSLPTSQTPSSQPLPPPKPLSPAPAHLPNPLSPAPAHLPNPLSPAPAHLPNPLIPAPPTSQTPQPSPCPPPKPPQPSPCPPPKPLSPVPAHLPNPSAQPLPTSQTLSVQPLPTSQTPQPSPCPPPKPPQPSPCPPPKPPQPSPCPPPKTPQPSLCPPPKPLSPASAHLPNPSAQPLPTSQTPHPSPSHLPNPSAQPLPTSQTPQPSPCPPPKPLSPASAHLLQPKEKDKSSRCRGKPLPTGSPPSRVYF